AAGATTCTCGACGCCGTTGGGTCGGAGGTCGACGATGACTGCCTGGAAGGTCTCGTCGCGTCCATGAGCGGCAAGACCGTCCACGAGGTTAGTGATCGCCATGTTTTCTACGCCCTGTTGTGACAATGGCTGCATCGAGTGCTGTTGTGATTTTCGATGCGCCACTATAAGAGTGGTCGTTCATAACATCCTGTATACCAATGCTAATGCCACGCAGACGATCGCAGCCGGTATGGAGAAGCTCCAGAGCGTGCCCACTGGTGGTGTGGCTGCCGCACCTGCCGGCGGAGCTGCCCCCGCTGCAGGTGACGCGCCCGCTGAGTCCAAGAAGGCCGAGCCTGAGCCcgaagaggaggaggatgaCATGGGTTTCTCACTATTCGACTGAGCTATATAGCCTATATGGAAATCGCTGCATACGGATGACTACCCGCAGAGGAGTGTCGCCTACGATAACACGCGTTTTAAGCTGCATTCGATTTGGTGATATCGCGCTGGAGCGTTCCAGCGGCTTGTATTGGTGTGTGAGTGTGTATGTTCGTAGGTGCTGCTTGGAGCGCACATTAGCTTGCAGTACGTGAGTTTTAGTCGTTATTCAGAGCTCAATAGAGCAGAACTCAAAGAGCTGAATAGCGTATGACGCGATAATGGCGGCATCCGCGCAGCATTTGCGTGACTTTATCGCACGAGTTGGAGGTGAGATTCCGGCCGATTAGCACGTCTGGACAAATCCTGTGGTCGTCTGGCGGCATTTAGACACTCTTATAAAACTGTTAATGCTTATCCAGGCGAGAGCCGCCTCGCGATAGTCGCTTCCGGCGGCACGTGTGTGCCGCTCGACCGCTGCGGGGTCAGGTTTATGGACAACTTCTCGACGGGGCGCAGAGGGTCATGCATCGCCGAGTAAGTCCCCTAACGATGAGTGTTGCTTCTATTGAAGCACGTGGTCATCTTATACAGAGAGTTGCTGCGGCACAATTACCATGTTGTCTTCGTCTACAGGGAGGGCACCTGCAGACCATTCCTAAGGGATGCTATCGGATGGGGCGACGATCTGGCCCTTATGGACGGATTGGGACTTTTGGATGATGGATCTATCAGACGTAGGTTCATATGTTGCGTAATTAACGAACGCAGTCGTGCCGCCGGAATCACACCAGGAATCTGTACGCACAGCCCTAGCCAACTACCGCCAGGTATCACCGCACGTGGTTACCCATAGATCGTTCACAGTACAAGGATAAGCTGGTGGTCCTTAAATTCCGCACTATGTGGGAGTATCGCAACGttatagagtgggttatcgTGCATGCGTGCTTACGTAGTACAGGCAGCTGAGTCACGACACCAAGCACCTGGGGGCGAACGTTATTTGGTTCCTCACCGCGGCAGTCATGGACTTCGAGATTCCAGATGCACAAATGGTACGTCATATGTGCCAATTACAGTGCCACTGCTTTAACACCATCTTAGCAGTGGGTTATTGTCCTTCACTACAGATGACAGTCCATCTGACATTTCGCGAAACACCGAAACATCATTGTACAGCCTCAGAACAAGGTGCCGTCAAATGCTCCCATGAACATTACCCTAATGCCCACTCCTAAAATCAGGTACCGTGGAGCCGTGTCGAAATCACAGTTACCAGGAATATTGTGCG
This genomic stretch from Babesia bigemina genome assembly Bbig001, chromosome : III harbors:
- a CDS encoding 60S ACIDIC RIBOSOMAL PROTEIN FAMILY MEMBER, putative, whose product is MEKLQSVPTGGVAAAPAGGAAPAAGDAPAESKKAEPEPEEEEDDMGFSLFD